The DNA sequence AACGGAATCTCACTAATGCAATCATTTTCATTACGCAAATTTTTTTCAAGGATTTGTAAATTTGGACTATTAGGAAATATACCCTCCATAGAAATAATAGCAATTGGCTCATAATTTATAGAATCTGATGATGTATTTATAGAATCTGATGATGTATTTATAGAATCTGATGATGCAATAATAAATTTAAATTTATTTATCCAATCCTTTATTTCGGTATTATTTTCCTGTGTTTTTTGTTTTTTTAGTTCTTGATTTACTTTTTCTTCTAATACTTGATTTCTTTTATGATTCTTTAAAAAATATGATTTAATTTTTTCTTTATAACGTTGAAATAAAATATTAATTAATTCTTCTATATTTTTTGCCTCAAAAAATACAGTAGGAGCTATTGGAAAATTTAATATATCAGAAATACATCTTATAATTTCAGTAACAATTATAGAATCTACGCCATAACGAGATATATTTTCTTGCATATTCATGCGTTCTAATGGAATTTTTAATATTTTTGAAACAATATTAGCAATTTTTTTATAAAAATATATATACAATAAATTTTTTTCTTTTTTTTCTATATTTAAAATTAATTTTTCTTTATTTTTAGTAACTAATTTTTTTGTGTTATTTTTTAAATCATTCCCTAAGTCACTTTTTGAAGAATTAATAATTTCATTTTCTAAAAATTTTTTCATTTTTATATTAATGTCCTGAAAATCACTAAAAATCATTATGTGTTCTCCTATTTATTCATCTAACATATCACGATACATTCGAGCGCATTTAATAAACTTCCAAAAATCAACTTCCCATAAATGTCTATACGAATCTATAAAATAATCTTGCCCTAAATCTGGATTATCACTTTTTTTTGCATGAATAAATTTTAAATAACCCTTACTTTTTCTAATAAAAGCTTGAATATAACTACGTATAAATTGCCCCTGTAATCTTAATCCATCACCAAGTCCAGCGGCAGCATTAACAAAACCAAAGAAAAATATATTATCTAAATTTCTTGGGGCAATATGAATAAATAAATCAGGTATCCCTAATTTCCATTCTAACTTTTTTTTACTAATAAAAGGAAAATGACGATTATAACCTGTAGCATATATAATAGTATCTACCTTTACATAAGTACCATCAACAAAATATACAATATTACCATTAAAATTTTTAATGTCACCTTTTGGTAAGATATCTCCATGACCTATATGATAAAGAATTTGTGAATTCATAATTGGATGAGCTGCATCTAAAGGATGATCTGGTTTTTCTAAACCATAATCAACCCCATCAAAACCAGCCAATTTAAAAACTTGTTTAATATAAGCCATAGTTTCTTCCTTAGAAGAAAATTTATTTCCTAATTGCAACATCCATTGGGGAGTTGGTTTTCCATCTATAAATTTAGGATAATAATGATATCCTCTTCTAGTGCTATGATAAACTCTTTCAGAGTGATGAGATGCATCTACCGCAATATCACAACCAGAATTCCCCGCACCAACAACTAATACTCTTTTATTTCTAATTTGATCTGGAGATTTATAATCCATAGAATGTAAAATTTCTCCACTAAAATAACCTGAATAATTTGGATAACGAGCAATCCGTTGCGCACCATTACAAACAGCAATAAAATCATATTTCTTTTTCTTGCCATTTGAAAGTTCTACTTGCCAAATATCCTCATATTGCTCCAAATTAATTACCTCAGTATTAAAAATAGAATGATTATAAACATCAAATTTTTTTGCATAAGATCGTAAATAATTAAGCATCATACTATGATTTGGATAAACGGGGTAATCGTCTGGCATCGGGTAATCTGGAACTTGTGTATTAAATTTTGGTGAAATAAGATGTAATGATGGATATACTCGACCACAAGAAGCTTGATTATTCCATACTCCACCTAAATCTGATTCCATTTCATATAAATCATAATCAATATTACCTTCACTTAATTCACGCCCAAGACCAATACCTAATGGCCCGCCTCCAATAATACATAACTTAACATTTTTATTTTTATCTTTCATAATTTTATATTTTATCAAAAATAGAATTTATACTAAGAACTAATATTTAAAAATAAAAATTTATACATAATATACTTCAATTCTTTATTTTTACTATAAGCTCGTTAAAAATTTAAAAATTTTATTAAATTAAATTTTTATCTTTTTTTTGCTGTAACAATAATATAACCAAGATTTTTACTCATATATTTAAATAAATAAATCCAATTATCTATGGATTTTTCTGGATTAGGTATAAATTTATAAATTTTTTCTTTGTATGTTGAAATAGCTTCAGTTAATTTTAAAACTAATAAGGGCATTACATTAGAAGTAATATCATCAATTTTTATTAACTCAAATCCAGATTTATGAAGTAAATCTGGGTAATTTTCTACTGAAATAAAATGAGAATGAATATTCTTTCGAACATATTCTTTAAATTTATCATCATTTTTACTAACCGATAATAAAGGTAAATCAGTTAAGGTTAAAATAGATCCAGATTTTAATACTCTTCTCGCCTCATTTAATGCGGCGCTATGATTCATATGAAAAATTGACTCAAAAAACCATCCTCCATCAAAACTGTCATTATCAAATGGTAAAGCTAATGCATCACCATGCAAAAAATTAACCTTATTTAATAATTTCTCTGATTTTGCAATTTTCATTGCGCTTTCTTGTTGAAACTTACTAATAGTAATGCCATCAACACGACATCCCTTAGTTTTAGCTAAGCGAATTCCAGATAATCCAAACCCACAACCAATATCAATAAAACGTTGTCCTTTAGTAATACAAGTTTTATCAATCATTATTCTTGAAAGTCTATCTGATCCTTGAGCAAAATTATCTGTAGAATTACTCTCATCCCAATAACCCCAATGCATATGTCCACCAAATAAAACTGATCCTATTTGCCCTTCCGGGGAATCATAAAGTGTAGCTACTGTTTTTTCTTCTTGAATATCTTTATTTTCTTTATTTTCTTGAGTATCTTTTGTTATTTTAGTCATTTTTAATATCCTTAAAAAATTAGCATTTCTTTAAAAAAATTATTTTTTTCAATCAATAAATAAATTTTTATTGATTGACAAAAAATACCATCTTAAAAATCTTAAAAATACCGCTTAAAAGTAATTTATATTATAAGATATAATTTATTAATAATATAACTTAACTTAATTTTTTTATAGGAAATTAAAAATTAAAATTATAAAAATTATTTACAATTTTAAATTTTAATAATTAATTCCTATTAATTAATTCCTATTAATAATTAATGATTAGGAAAAAAAACTTGAAACTTTTTATTAAGATATTCAGAACATGCCTGCATTAAATCTTCTGAAATTTTATTAACATAACGATTACGCCAATTCTCTAAAGAAGTTTTTTTAATCCATTGATTATAAGCACCCATAGCCGGACCAGTATGAATCTGATAATTTATTTTATCATCTTCACCTTTAAGAGCAATGCGCATAGTATAAATAAAATACCAACGAAAAATTAATGCCATTTTTACTTTAGGAAATTTTTCTGCTTTTTCAATTTCTTCTGGTAATTCTTTTAAATAATATGATTTTGTTTCTTGATACACCTCATCAAAACTTCTTTTAAAATAACGATCCTGTATTTCTTTTTGTATTATTAATGGAATTTTATCAAGAGAAGAATAAGTACGCCAAATATCATATAGTTTATTAGCCCTCATTGGAAATAAAACTCCACGTTTTAATACTTGTATTTTTGATCCCAATTCAAACATATCCCCAGCGGGGGCGTATGCCGTATCTTGTATATTAATATCCTGAAGCATATCTTTAACAATATTACTAGTCCCAGCCTCAACTGTACATTGATTAATAGAACCAGTAACAATAAAATCTGCTCCCAATAAAAAAGCACAAGCTGCAGATTCTGGTGTACCAATCCCACCTCCACTACCAATTCTTACGAAATTATAAAAATTATATTTTTCTTGTATTTTATCACGTAAACGTATAATAGTAGGCAATAAAACTGATGTTACACCCATATCAGTATGACCAGCAGAATCAGCTTCAACACATATATCAGAAGCTAATGGTATTTTTTGTGATAAATCAGCTTCTTTTTGAGAGATATGAGCATTTGATAATAACTTATTTACTATCTCCAACGGAGCTGGATTTAAAAATAATAACGCTATTTCTGGTCTTGAAATTTTTGCTATAATACGATTATTTGATATAATTTTATTATTATCAACATTTAAACCTTTCAAACGAAATTTAACTAAAGATGGTGTAATTTGAACAAAAGCAGATGCTTCTATGTTATGCACATCATAGCTTAATAAAAGATTAACTAAATCCATTTCATATTTTAAATTAGATAAATTAGCTAATACATTTATTCCATAAGATTCATTATTCGTTAATATAGACTTAATCTTTTTTAAAGCATCTTCAATTTCTAATAATGACATACCCCCTGTGCCATAAAAGGATAAATAACCAAATTTACTCATACTAGTAACAAGTTTTACCGAAGAAATTCCTTTTGCCATTGCGCCAGCTACATAACTAAAACGTACATTATAATCTTTTTTAAATTGTACGGAACCTAAATTTTCTGGAGTTATAATCATAAAATTAATATTATTTAAATATAAAAATAAAAACTTTGAAACCAATATATCTACTTATTAGTATTAATGTGATATTATATTACTAATTTATTTTTAAAAAAGATTTAAAAAAATTATTTAAAAATATAAAAATATAATATTTAATTAAAAAATTTCACTAAAATTCTAAAACCTAAATACAATGACACTTATGCGTTATCATTATATTCCAAAAATTAATATAATATTTCATATATTATTTTTTCTTTTTTTTTTTATAATAATTTTTCCTGGAAAAATTACTTATAGTAAAGAAATAAAAATTGGAACATCAATACCATTAACTGGACAATTTTCTGATATTGGTAAATACTATCATGATGCCTATCAATTAACTGTTGATAAAATTAATGCCAATGGAGGCGTAAAAATTAATAATTCATTTAAAAAATTATCCCTTAAATTATACGATAATCAATCGGATATCGGTATTAATAGGAATCAATATACCAAACTCATCACAAAAGACAAGGTTAATTTTTTATTAGGACCTTTTTTAAATAATTTTATACTAAATAATTCCTTGATTTCCGAAAAATATAAAACTCTTATGATGCAAAGTTGCGGAGTTTCAGATCAAATTTTATCAAAAAATTTTAAATATATTTTTGGTTTATTAATACCAGCTAAAAATTATTTTGAAAATACTATAAAAATTTTAAAAAAAATGAAAATAAAAAATAAAAACATTGTATTTCTTTATGCAAATGATGCATTTAATACTGCTATTGCAAATGGGGCATCTTTAATACTTAAAAAAGCTCATTTAAATAAAATTATAAATAAAACTTATTCATTAAATACTATTGATTTTACTTCATTAATATCACAAATAAAAAACATAAATACAAAAATAATACTTTTTGCTGGATACGAGGAAAACATTATTAATTTTATACGACAAATTAAAATTTTTAAAATAAAATCTACATTTTTTTCATTTACCTCTGATTTATTAAATAAAAATATTAAAAATTTACTAAAAAATGAAGATAATTATACTTATGGTATAACTCCTTGGTTACCTAATTTTAATTTAAAAGATCGTTGGTTTAATAATGCTCAAAATTTTTCAAATGAATATAAAAAGAAATTTGGATATTATCCTGATTATCATTCAGTTTTTGCTGTAATTGATATTGAATCGTTAGTATATGCAATAGAAAAAGCAAATGATATTAATCAATTAAAAGTAAAAAAACAACTAAAAAAAATAAATTTTAATAATGTATATGGTAAAATTACTTTTAATCAAAATAATAAAATGATAATATCACAAAAAGTTATTAAAATTCAAAATAATAAATTAATTCCAGTTCATGCTAAATTAAATTAATTTTTATAATATTAAAGTTTTATTTTAAAAATTTTTAAAATCTAAAAAAATAATGAATTTATTCATACAAATTTTTATTAATGGTATCTTACAAGGGGGATTTTATATTATAATAGCACTAGGATTAACCCTAACTTGGGGAATACTTAATATTCCTAATCTTACCCATGGGACATTTATTATATTAGGCGGTTATATAACATGGTATTTATATAATAAATTTCATATTGATCCATTATTAAATTTACCAATTGTAGTATCAGTAATGTTTATATTAGGTTATGTGCTACAACGTGGATTAATTAATTTAGTTATAAAAGCTCCAAAATTCAATACCCTTTTACTTACTTTTGGATTAAATATTCTGATAACAAACATAATACAATTAATATTTTCAACAAAATCTCATATTATTAATCCAATTTATGCAAATAAAAGCATAATATTTGGACATTTTTTATTTCCTGAAATTAAATTGATAGCATTTTTTATGGGAATTTTTTTAGCAATAGGTATGTGGTTTTTTTTATTACATACTAAATTAGGATGTTCAATTCGAGCAACCCCTCAAAACCTAATAATTGCACGTTTTTGTGGAATAAATCCAAGACATTTATATGCAATAACCTTTGCTATTAGTACCGGTATTTCTGGAATTGCTGGAGCATTTTATGGAATGATATTTCAAATTAACCCATATATTGGCCCTATGCTTACAACCAAATCATTTATAATTTCTAGTATTGGAGGATTAAATAATCCGATTAATATAATTTTTGGAGCAATATTATTAGGTATTGTAGAATCTTTAACTACATTATACATTGGACCAACTTTTACTGATTTGTTTAGTTTTGGTATTTTAGTTTTAATACTTTCTTTTCGTCCAAATGGATTAATGGGAAAAGCTACATGAAAAATTTAAAATTATTTCAATACTCTATTTATATATTAATATTAATATTATTATTTTTTTTACCTTCATACGCTCCGGATGTATTAATGCAATTTAGTATTAATGTATTATTATTATCTGTACTAGCGCAAAGCTGGAATCTTATTGGAGGTTACACTAATTATGTTTCTTTTGGTAATTCAGTATTTTATGGACTTGGTAATTATTGTACGGCAATAGCAATAAAAAAATGTAATTTTTCTTTTGGTATTAGTTTAATATTTAGCATATTATTAGTCATATTTTTTGCAATATTAATCGGAGGATTTATTTTTCGCTTAAAAGGACATTACTTTGCAGTTACAACTTTAGCACTTTCTCAAGTAACAATGTCAATTGTATCTAATATAAAATTAACTGGAAAAAATATTGGATTAATAATTCCCGTATTTAATAATGATACTTTTTTTTATGAAATATCTTTATTATTATTAATTATTATAACATTAAATATTTATTTATTAACTAAAAGTAAATTTATATTAGGATTAATGGCAATTCGTGAAAACGAAGAAAATGCAGTAGCATTAGGTATTAATACTACTTTTTATAAAATATTAATGCTAATATTTTCAGGTACATTTACCGCATTAGCGGGAAGTATTTATGCCTATTGGGTTTCTTTTGTTAACCCAAGTGCTTTCGACACAAGTCTTAATGTAAGAATGA is a window from the Candidatus Profftella armatura (Diaphorina cf. continua) genome containing:
- a CDS encoding amino acid ABC transporter substrate-binding protein, whose protein sequence is MTLMRYHYIPKINIIFHILFFLFFFIIIFPGKITYSKEIKIGTSIPLTGQFSDIGKYYHDAYQLTVDKINANGGVKINNSFKKLSLKLYDNQSDIGINRNQYTKLITKDKVNFLLGPFLNNFILNNSLISEKYKTLMMQSCGVSDQILSKNFKYIFGLLIPAKNYFENTIKILKKMKIKNKNIVFLYANDAFNTAIANGASLILKKAHLNKIINKTYSLNTIDFTSLISQIKNINTKIILFAGYEENIINFIRQIKIFKIKSTFFSFTSDLLNKNIKNLLKNEDNYTYGITPWLPNFNLKDRWFNNAQNFSNEYKKKFGYYPDYHSVFAVIDIESLVYAIEKANDINQLKVKKQLKKINFNNVYGKITFNQNNKMIISQKVIKIQNNKLIPVHAKLN
- a CDS encoding PfaD family polyunsaturated fatty acid/polyketide biosynthesis protein; amino-acid sequence: MIITPENLGSVQFKKDYNVRFSYVAGAMAKGISSVKLVTSMSKFGYLSFYGTGGMSLLEIEDALKKIKSILTNNESYGINVLANLSNLKYEMDLVNLLLSYDVHNIEASAFVQITPSLVKFRLKGLNVDNNKIISNNRIIAKISRPEIALLFLNPAPLEIVNKLLSNAHISQKEADLSQKIPLASDICVEADSAGHTDMGVTSVLLPTIIRLRDKIQEKYNFYNFVRIGSGGGIGTPESAACAFLLGADFIVTGSINQCTVEAGTSNIVKDMLQDINIQDTAYAPAGDMFELGSKIQVLKRGVLFPMRANKLYDIWRTYSSLDKIPLIIQKEIQDRYFKRSFDEVYQETKSYYLKELPEEIEKAEKFPKVKMALIFRWYFIYTMRIALKGEDDKINYQIHTGPAMGAYNQWIKKTSLENWRNRYVNKISEDLMQACSEYLNKKFQVFFPNH
- a CDS encoding branched-chain amino acid ABC transporter permease produces the protein MNLFIQIFINGILQGGFYIIIALGLTLTWGILNIPNLTHGTFIILGGYITWYLYNKFHIDPLLNLPIVVSVMFILGYVLQRGLINLVIKAPKFNTLLLTFGLNILITNIIQLIFSTKSHIINPIYANKSIIFGHFLFPEIKLIAFFMGIFLAIGMWFFLLHTKLGCSIRATPQNLIIARFCGINPRHLYAITFAISTGISGIAGAFYGMIFQINPYIGPMLTTKSFIISSIGGLNNPINIIFGAILLGIVESLTTLYIGPTFTDLFSFGILVLILSFRPNGLMGKAT
- a CDS encoding SAM-dependent methyltransferase, producing the protein MTKITKDTQENKENKDIQEEKTVATLYDSPEGQIGSVLFGGHMHWGYWDESNSTDNFAQGSDRLSRIMIDKTCITKGQRFIDIGCGFGLSGIRLAKTKGCRVDGITISKFQQESAMKIAKSEKLLNKVNFLHGDALALPFDNDSFDGGWFFESIFHMNHSAALNEARRVLKSGSILTLTDLPLLSVSKNDDKFKEYVRKNIHSHFISVENYPDLLHKSGFELIKIDDITSNVMPLLVLKLTEAISTYKEKIYKFIPNPEKSIDNWIYLFKYMSKNLGYIIVTAKKR
- a CDS encoding branched-chain amino acid ABC transporter permease, producing the protein MKNLKLFQYSIYILILILLFFLPSYAPDVLMQFSINVLLLSVLAQSWNLIGGYTNYVSFGNSVFYGLGNYCTAIAIKKCNFSFGISLIFSILLVIFFAILIGGFIFRLKGHYFAVTTLALSQVTMSIVSNIKLTGKNIGLIIPVFNNDTFFYEISLLLLIIITLNIYLLTKSKFILGLMAIRENEENAVALGINTTFYKILMLIFSGTFTALAGSIYAYWVSFVNPSAFDTSLNVRMILITVLGGLGTTIGPIIGTFLFLFLSEIMVNNLTGIANIFLGFTIIILIIIIPNGFIEILINPHKINKNYFIKNIQKNKL
- a CDS encoding flavin-containing monooxygenase; the encoded protein is MKDKNKNVKLCIIGGGPLGIGLGRELSEGNIDYDLYEMESDLGGVWNNQASCGRVYPSLHLISPKFNTQVPDYPMPDDYPVYPNHSMMLNYLRSYAKKFDVYNHSIFNTEVINLEQYEDIWQVELSNGKKKKYDFIAVCNGAQRIARYPNYSGYFSGEILHSMDYKSPDQIRNKRVLVVGAGNSGCDIAVDASHHSERVYHSTRRGYHYYPKFIDGKPTPQWMLQLGNKFSSKEETMAYIKQVFKLAGFDGVDYGLEKPDHPLDAAHPIMNSQILYHIGHGDILPKGDIKNFNGNIVYFVDGTYVKVDTIIYATGYNRHFPFISKKKLEWKLGIPDLFIHIAPRNLDNIFFFGFVNAAAGLGDGLRLQGQFIRSYIQAFIRKSKGYLKFIHAKKSDNPDLGQDYFIDSYRHLWEVDFWKFIKCARMYRDMLDE